In Juglans regia cultivar Chandler chromosome 13, Walnut 2.0, whole genome shotgun sequence, the following proteins share a genomic window:
- the LOC108988364 gene encoding flavonol synthase/flavanone 3-hydroxylase-like, with product MVQLVAERVQALAVGGVKELPEQFIRPSHERPENSKAVEGVTMPVISLSQPHEVVVLEVAKACEEWGFFLVTDHGISPALVRRLQEVGEEFFGLRQEEKEAYANDAASGNFEGYGTRMTKNHDEKVEWIDYFFHFMAPPSKVNYGIWPKNPPAYRKVTEEYNKEMLRITDTLLELLSEGLGLEGKALKSVLGGEEIEVEMKINFYPPCPQPQLALGVEPHTDMSALTLLVPNDVPGLQVSKDGNWFAVNYLPNALFIHVGDQLEVLSNGKYKSVLHRSLVNKERTRMSWAVFVVPPQETTIGPVAKLVDDQNPAKYSAKTFADYRYRKFNKLPQ from the exons ATGGTACAGCTTGTTGCGGAGAGAGTGCAGGCATTGGCTGTTGGCGGAGTGAAAGAGCTGCCGGAACAATTCATTCGCCCTTCGCACGAGCGGCCGGAGAACAGCAAGGCCGTGGAGGGGGTCACAATGCCCGTCATCTCCCTATCTCAGCCGCACGAGGTGGTCGTTCTGGAAGTGGCTAAGGCGTGCGAGGAATGGGGATTCTTCCTCGTCACCGACCATGGCATATCGCCAGCGTTGGTCCGGCGGCTCCAAGAAGTGGGGGAGGAGTTTTTTGGGCTCCGACAAGAGGAAAAGGAGGCCTACGCAAACGACGCAGCAAGCGGGAATTTCGAAGGGTATGGGACGAGAATGACAAAGAACCACGATGAGAAGGTGGAGTGGATCGActatttcttccatttcatGGCTCCTCCTTCTAAGGTCAACTATGGCATCTGGCCCAAAAACCCTCCTGCTTACAG GAAAGTGACAGAGGAATATAACAAAGAAATGTTGAGGATAACAGACACCTTGCTGGAGCTGCTCTCAGAGGGGTTAGGTTTGGAAGGGAAGGCTTTGAAGTCAGTTTTGGGAGGTGAAGAAATAGAAGTAgagatgaaaataaacttttacCCACCTTGCCCACAACCTCAACTGGCTCTAGGAGTCGAACCTCATACTGACATGTCTGCCCTCACACTGCTTGTCCCCAATGACGTTCCAGGCCTTCAAGTCTCCAAAGATGGCAACTGGTTTGCCGTCAATTACTTGCCAAATGCACTTTTCATCCATGTTGGTGATCAGCTTGAG GTGCTGAGCAACGGGAAATACAAGAGTGTTCTGCATAGGAGTTTGGTGAACAAGGAACGCACACGCATGTCGTGGGCAGTGTTCGTGGTGCCTCCACAAGAGACCACGATCGGGCCAGTTGCAAAGCTCGTGGATGATCAGAACCCAGCCAAATATTCAGCCAAGACATTTGCTGATTACCGATACCGCAAATTCAATAAGCTTCCACAATAA